Proteins from a single region of Anaerobranca californiensis DSM 14826:
- a CDS encoding nucleotidyltransferase substrate binding protein, with translation MRDEQRWKQRYQIFGKAFAQFNEAVLNIEKLNTLEKEGLIQRFEYTFELAWKTMKDYLEANGVNANFPREVIKESFRYGIIEGGEVWMDMLEKRNLLAHTYNEERFNLALEKIKNEYYGGLLQVYKYLGEKL, from the coding sequence TTGAGAGATGAACAAAGATGGAAACAACGTTACCAAATTTTTGGGAAAGCATTTGCACAGTTTAATGAAGCAGTATTAAATATAGAAAAGTTAAATACTTTAGAAAAGGAAGGGTTAATTCAAAGATTTGAATATACCTTTGAGTTGGCATGGAAAACAATGAAAGATTATTTAGAAGCAAATGGTGTAAATGCTAATTTCCCCCGGGAAGTTATTAAAGAATCCTTTCGATATGGTATCATCGAAGGGGGAGAAGTATGGATGGATATGTTAGAGAAAAGAAATCTTTTAGCTCATACTTACAATGAAGAAAGATTTAATCTAGCTTTAGAAAAAATCAAAAATGAGTATTATGGTGGATTGTTACAAGTTTATAAATATTTAGGTGAAAAGTTATGA
- a CDS encoding nucleotidyltransferase domain-containing protein, with the protein MTFGIPKKSMELILQTLRSFPEINRAVIFGSRSKGNYKRGSDIDIAVFGKQINENTINELRIILNEELPLPYYFDIVNYETIKDEDLKQEIDKYGIDFYKKNP; encoded by the coding sequence ATGACATTTGGGATACCTAAAAAAAGTATGGAACTTATCTTGCAAACCTTAAGAAGTTTTCCGGAAATAAATAGAGCTGTTATTTTCGGTAGTAGAAGTAAAGGAAATTACAAAAGGGGCTCAGATATCGACATAGCAGTTTTTGGAAAACAAATAAATGAAAATACTATAAATGAGTTAAGAATAATCCTAAATGAAGAGCTTCCGCTACCATATTATTTTGATATAGTAAACTATGAAACTATAAAAGATGAAGACTTAAAGCAAGAGATAGACAAATATGGAATAGACTTTTATAAAAAAAATCCCTAA
- a CDS encoding alanyl-tRNA editing protein produces MTEKFYLVDSYLTKFTAKVLEKGVKDGLPYVVLDKTAFYPEGGGQPWDTGWISGKEVVKVLEEDGKVYHFLIEAIEGEIVGGEIDWQWRFDHMQQHLGQHILSGAFEKILDGETVGFHLGKEKVTIDINIENITDEDLALVEEEANKIVFKNLLVKNYYVTEEEVKKLPLRKPPKVEDNIRIVEVDAYDYSGCGGTHPKRTGEVGIIKIIRKEKVKGNTRIEFLCGHRALKDYHFKNQCLLESSALLSRPHWEIVEGIEKLFGEINILTKENKGLKEQLLFYKGEEMYQKGEKIGEVTIVEYFTEGENIKELSLLSSIITEKERVVTLFVNKGEKTGIIFAQSKDLELDMNHLLKEILPIVEGSGGGNKYKAQGGTTATKNLDKILPEAKKLLYKKLIQG; encoded by the coding sequence ATGACAGAAAAATTTTATCTAGTAGATAGCTATTTAACTAAGTTTACCGCTAAAGTACTGGAAAAAGGGGTTAAGGATGGTCTTCCTTATGTGGTATTAGATAAAACCGCCTTTTATCCTGAAGGGGGAGGTCAGCCTTGGGATACAGGCTGGATTTCAGGAAAAGAAGTGGTGAAGGTATTAGAAGAAGATGGAAAAGTATACCATTTCCTTATAGAAGCTATTGAAGGAGAAATAGTTGGAGGGGAAATTGATTGGCAGTGGAGATTTGATCACATGCAACAACATTTAGGACAACATATTTTATCAGGGGCATTTGAAAAAATATTAGATGGAGAAACTGTGGGTTTTCATTTAGGAAAAGAAAAGGTTACAATTGATATAAATATAGAGAATATAACCGATGAAGACCTTGCATTGGTAGAGGAAGAAGCTAACAAAATAGTATTTAAGAATTTATTAGTTAAAAATTACTATGTTACAGAAGAAGAAGTGAAAAAATTGCCATTGAGAAAACCACCTAAAGTAGAAGACAATATCCGAATTGTAGAAGTGGATGCCTATGATTATTCTGGATGTGGCGGAACCCATCCTAAAAGGACCGGCGAAGTAGGGATAATAAAAATAATAAGGAAGGAAAAGGTAAAAGGTAATACAAGGATAGAATTTCTATGTGGTCATCGAGCTTTAAAGGATTATCATTTTAAAAATCAATGTTTATTAGAATCTTCTGCCCTCCTTTCTAGACCACATTGGGAAATAGTAGAAGGGATAGAAAAGCTTTTTGGTGAAATTAACATTTTAACTAAAGAGAATAAAGGGTTAAAAGAACAACTGCTGTTTTATAAAGGAGAAGAAATGTACCAAAAAGGGGAAAAAATAGGGGAAGTTACAATAGTAGAGTATTTTACTGAAGGTGAAAACATTAAGGAACTTTCCTTACTTTCTTCTATTATTACAGAAAAAGAAAGGGTTGTGACTCTTTTTGTAAATAAAGGGGAAAAAACAGGGATAATCTTTGCCCAATCAAAGGATTTAGAGTTAGATATGAATCATCTTTTAAAGGAAATATTGCCAATTGTGGAAGGTTCCGGTGGTGGTAACAAGTACAAAGCCCAAGGTGGAACAACTGCCACCAAAAATCTCGATAAAATATTGCCTGAAGCTAAAAAACTTTTATATAAAAAGCTTATTCAAGGGTAG